Sequence from the Babylonia areolata isolate BAREFJ2019XMU chromosome 25, ASM4173473v1, whole genome shotgun sequence genome:
tcaaccttccccagccaaagtcggGAACCCATTCACGTCTGGATGTTGAGGAAAATTGGACTAAAGGGcaaaacaccatgctgaaatggatCCTCAAAACctgatcagtggtgaacactgaatcTGAAGTGGAATGCTTAACCAATGGCTGCTGTATTTCACAGAAGGAGGCACTGCATTGGCACACAGGAGGGAGTCATATACTAAGGGGGGTCACTAACTGCACCTTTCATTTCTCCACGTAAGTGGGGAAGTTGTACAGAacaggaatcagacccttgcCCTAGTCTTCATCAGTGGGTCATGCTAAGTATGTTAGATTAGATGTAATTCTATGGGGGgaatccccctttttttaatgtcAAACTAGATGTAGCATTGTGTGGCTAAAACCACCAAATGGGGATGTGAAAATGTTTCTGAATATGTTTGAATGACAACTTGGAAACTTAACAGcttattaacccctaggctgcctacatgacaagataactcgtcagctCAAGCATGTAcactttgctgccacaatgacgagataacttatcatcaaaatattctggcTTTTCCCTGGTtagcattcagttcgttgactaAAATACTTGTAGTTTTAGTTTgaggaatctttctagattctattaatagctagaaacaccatctacgtcatgaggcagtcctcatttgaacgttttggttgggttactgccgcagtgtttacccggctcctctcctcgctcgctcaacataatgtcagactgacgccatgctcaagacatgtgatcgtggtgaactaaatcaaccaagactgctttctttagctgatgctcagaaagaattgaagcgtaaattcgaaagagaagacagtgaacatttataggacgatttgatagaaaagaAAGGGAGCAACCAAGAAAGTGGCAAAAATACGACTATGattgagtgatgctggctgtactGTGTACAGCTGTAGCAAACGACAGAAAAGTGAcagaattattagcaggacaaagtgtgagcgattttcttgacACTCAGTCAACgaggtctgatgagaactggataaagtgaccgtgtgagaggggtgaagaggagggagcTGGAGACTGAGGaggcatggcctcacatccatattgtCACTTGTTGGAGTCACATTGCattgtgtatttgtcttttttatattttttattgtggttgttctagtatgattttgtatgtgcagatatccatttgtccagaagtacgatattttagtgcaaattaccgaatgtttgtaatgaacaagttgaaaatgtgacaaaaaacaaaacactgatttcaaaacaacagcatgtcactaaaaatatataaaatgggaaaacatgtgttttgtattctttagtcatttacctttcagaaaatatatacttttatgggtctttctccaaagagtacagaattttttgaaaatttatacccgttctgtgaaaaaaccctggcaaatagatttcacttaaatctttattttcctggcagcaaaagtgttAAAAGACCTGTGATTGGAGCATTTAACAAAATATTCTAGGTATAAAAATTAAGTGATGAGCTCAACATGAAATGGATAACAGTGTATCTACAGATAAgtaatttggttttgttttcaatatttgCTTTATGTCAACACATTAAGACATTGTAAATAAAGTGAAAAACAAATGTCGAATTgctcttctgtgtttgtgtgtgtgcatactgtgtCTCCATTGCACTAAAACATGATATTCTGGTTAATTTGATAAACAATGGTGTGTATTTTTCTGTATAAGCTTTTTCTCAAGTCAATGTTGCTCAATTCAAACCTCTTCACATACTTCAACAACCACATATTGTTTCACTGTAACTGACTGTATATTCTATGCTTGTTTTGCACAAGCCTTGGGtaggctctcaagacctgaccagtgtATTGGGTTTATGTgagtcagacatctgctcctttttttcctttttgttttttgcgagCATATGTGTAGTGTTTCTGGATCAGCCAGAATGCctagacacttccttgaaactgaaagtgtattGAGTGATGCTGACAAACCACAAATACTCCAAATAATAAATCAAACATGTACAAGAATTACATGCAATGTCTCCACTGCATTCTTGTTTTATTTGCATTTCAGCATTCATTtacacaagcaaaacacaaaaaagcaaaacatgtGCACATATTGGAATCATATTGTCTAtttcttccttgaaactgaaagtgtattGAGTGATGCTGACAAACCACAAATACTCCAAATAATGAATCAAAACATGTACAAGAATTAAATGCAATGTCTCCACTGCATTCTGTTTTATTCGCATTTCAGCATTCATTTACGAgggcaaaacacaaaaaaagcaaaacatatgcacacattggAATCACATTGTCCATTTTCTAGATCATGATAACAGGTCAGGCAAATCAACCACAGGGAAAGCTGGAAATTTCATGCCCTTAAGACCGCAGTTGTAATCCCATCCCCCTCCTTTATCAGAGTTTTtctgaaacaaatgttcacattAATTTATTTAGTTGCCATATTTCACTGACTACAAGGTGCTGTGGATTATAAGGCATGTCTTCAATTTTTCTTTACATTCTGTTTTTAAGAAAACAAAGTGCAACatattataataatagtaataatgaaatATCATATTACGGTTATCATAACATATCATAAGGCATGCATCAAAATTTTAAACAAAAAGTCAagcattcatgtttttttttgttttttttaaatctgttaaTAATATGATAGTTATACGGTTACATATGAAAATTAATGCTTCACATGTACTGACATACAATATAATGCAAGGTGTTCAGTTTTCTGCACATATTACATAATACAAAAGCAATTTCTTTTTAAAGTCATAGAAAACCAGATCCATTATATGTGTTATATTTTTCTATGAATATAGTAGCTTTGTTTCCGTATATTTATAAACATGTTTTTGACGTTGATCTACTATGACTGATTTTTTCATTTCTGAAGAAAATCTTTGCTCATAAATTTTTATTCTTATTGGGTTCACTCCCCACATGTGGAAGGTAGCACTGTTTTACATGGTTACCAGCAGCATAGCAGAGAACCCCGATCTGCCCTAACTACAAGCACAACAGCGTGACACATGAAGagaaaacaacaatatcaaagGAGTCGCTCACCCCCCCATTTGAgattccaccaccacaacaggcTTTTGGCTTTCCACACTGTGCAAAGTGGACGCCAGCTGACCAAGGGAGGACACAGGTCCTGATGTGGATGGGGACATTCGGCCTCTAACTGAAAACAGcaaaacacatgtgtgtgtattatcctTTCTTGTATTGTGTCAGCTGGTTTCAGTTCTAAGGAGATGGAATGATCCACATATATATGCCACACAACatctgctttcacacacacatacatacacaacaggaagcagatgcctgacatatgCTTAGATCTAATTACGCTGGTAAGTCTTTGAGAGTCTATCAAATAataaaatatctatctatctaactgtgtatctatctatctgtgcatctatctgtctgtgtatgtgtgtgtgtgggagggggggggaacagcataaaaaaagaagaaatttacaAAGTGAACAAATGGGTAATAAAAATAGAACAAtatgaaagatacacacacacacacacaatgacatatacACAAAAGACACACTATGGCAAGAAACCAAAGTGAAATCATGATGAAAATAAGCCTCGACTCAAGTTTGTTTTGATTCCATTCATACTGAGCCATGGTCTGCATAAATAAAATATCCTTGTTCAAACAAACGGAGTACGACTGCTTACATGGCAGCACAGGCTTGGCTTGCAAGGTCAACCCGTAAACCAATGCAGTGTTCTGTGCTGAGCATTAATGATGAGGACTGaagtgaactgtactgtattcaACTTCCTCTTCTTTATTCAAGGAccacaactcccatgttcacttgtatacatgactgggcttttacgtgtatgacagtttgtaTCCCCAATATGTAGGCAGACATATCCCATTTTccagggtgcatgctgggtatgtttttgtttccataaacgatgggcgcaacagctgagtggtgaaagcgctggactttcaatctgaggcccagagggtcccgggtttgaatcttggtgacagcgcctggtgggtaaagggtggatatttttccaatctcccaggtcaacatatgtgtagacctgctactgtgctagtgcctgaacccccttcgtgtgtatactcaagcagaagatcaaatatgcacgttcaagatcctgtaatacatgtcagtgttctgtgagttatggaaacaagaaatacccagcatgcacacccctgaaagcagagtatggctgcctacatgacggggtaacaacgatcatacacataaaaagcccactcgtatacatacgagtgaacatgggagttgcagcccatgaacagagATGAAGTTTCCATAAACCACTTAACGCTGGCATgggttatgggatctttaactttttttaacatgtatattttatcttctgcatgcgtatacacacaaaggggcttcaggcaataacaggtctacacatctgttagcgtgggagatcaggaaaatccccaccctttacccatcaggtgctGTGACTGGGATTCCCaccaaggaccctcagatttgaagTCCAATGCTTCAAACATTCAGCTGTTGCACCCTGCCACTGTACTCAACTGAACTGTATAATTCAGTATTTACCTTTTGTAAACTGCTGGACTGATATCTATGAAATATTGTGTGCAGATCTGCATCATGGTcagtttcaaacaaacaaacaaaaaaacgaccagCTGCTGTGGCAAAATGGTTAGTTTCTCAGACCGACAACTGGGAGCACAAGTGTTCTGGCCCATCAATCTCCAGAGCTGATTTTCTTCTTGGGTTTACTAACCATACATGTGGCAGGTAATACTGGGTTACACGGTTACCAGTACCAGGAAAACCTCTGATCGGACTTATAAAAAATTAAATGCCA
This genomic interval carries:
- the LOC143299721 gene encoding ragulator complex protein LAMTOR5-like, whose amino-acid sequence is MERAIERQLDEICRAPGMQGAICVDKNGLTLGVRGRMSPSTSGPVSSLGQLASTLHSVESQKPVVVVESQMGGKTLIKEGDGITTAVLRA